A part of Aegilops tauschii subsp. strangulata cultivar AL8/78 chromosome 2, Aet v6.0, whole genome shotgun sequence genomic DNA contains:
- the LOC141041431 gene encoding uncharacterized protein, whose protein sequence is MFSLAANCERPPAPVRASSATCSDDDLSPLTSLPADLLELIGWRVLAGDLVDYIRFRAVCTHWRSSTVCPRGHGITDSRFHPRRWMMLPGGHGLHLGDGTKSFLNLSTGVFVRPRITLLEDHSVLCSVDGLLLMQRQHGEQEGPICLLHPFTGDVEKFPPITYHTVLSSGSTHFNSHNGCTYLLPGSVTASLSINTQGVAVITIVLRDMPRVLFATTKDKQWRLSSWSFSPNQSTISSQGKLYMLQPKPASRSELQIFQIDPHRPEKNSGFSPSLFPPPKVIAVCLKSMINSLFDFVESDSEILLVGSCDYMFYKRMVVYRIADLIQGRVVHLASIGGNALLVGLRSSGSGIGRNLCVSSKAMPTIAGDTIVRQVPTCAKYLEQYHIGTGTWSPTEEYLCSIRLQD, encoded by the exons ATGTTCTCGCTGGCGGCGAACTGCGAGCGCCCTCCTGCGCCCGTCAGGGCCTCCTCCGCCACCTGCTCAGATGATGACCTGTCTCCCCTGACGTCCTTGCCGGCGGATTTGCTTGAGCTCATCGGCTGGCGGGTGCTGGCCGGAGACCTCGTCGACTACATCCGCTTCCGTGCAGTGTGCACGCACTGGCGGTCCAGCACCGTCTGCCCACGCGGCCATGGCATCACCGACTCGCGCTTTCATCCGCGTCGGTGGATGATGCTGCCGGGCGGCCACGGACTCCACCTTGGAGATGGCACGAAAAGTTTCCTCAACCTCAGCACCGGAGTATTCGTCCGCCCTCGAATCACTCTTCTCGAGGACCACTCCGTCCTCTGCTCGGTCGATGGCCTCCTCCTCATGCAGCGGCAACATGGCGAGCAAGAGGGCCCCATCTGCCTCCTCCACCCCTTCACGGGAGACGTGGAGAAATTCCCGCCTATCACGTATCACACCGTGCTGAGCTCAGGATCAACCCACTTCAATTCGCACAATGGATGTACTTACTTATTGCCGGGCAGCGTGACTGCCTCCTTGAGCATTAATACCCAAGGAGTCGCCGTCATCACCATTGTGCTTCGAGATATGCCACGCGTACTCTTTGCTACCACCAAGGACAAGCAATGGAGGTTATCAAGCTGGAGCTTCTCCCCAAATCAGAGCACCATATCATCACAAGGAAAACTTTACATGTTGCAACCCAAGCCCGCCTCCAGGAGTGAACTACAGATTTTCCAGATCGACCCACATAGACCCGAGAAGAACTCAGGATTCAGTCCGTCTTTATTTCCACCACCAAAGGTGATTGCCGTATGTCTGAAGAGCATGATCAACAGCCTTTTTGATTTTGTAGAATCTGACTCAGAGATCCTGCTTGTCGGTTCTTGCGACTACATGTTCTACAAACGCATGGTAGTCTACAGAATTGCGGACCTTATCCAAGGAAGAGTTGTTCATCTAGCAAGCATTGGGGGCAATGCTCTCCTGGTTGGTCTTAGAAGCAGCGGGAGTGGTATCGGAAGGAATTTATGTGTCAGTTCAAAGGCAATGCCAACCATTGCAGGTGACACCATTGTACGTCAGGTGCCCACATGTGCAAAATATCTTGAGCAATATCACATTGGTACCGGCACTTGGTCGCCAACAG aggagTACTTATGTAGTATACGTTTGCAGGACTAG
- the LOC109747450 gene encoding succinate dehydrogenase subunit 3-2, mitochondrial-like: MDKYHSNTRFGPLNDAPFALHGASDSSFNNMDSLRRSSGIGQTKSYASSPLGALRQKMPPSGNRSLHTSRPLSAPVANRPLSPHLPLKKPQLSATFSISHRIFGVALGAAIISIPLATKFSLMFGV, encoded by the exons ATGGACAAGTATCACAGCAACACTCGCTTTGGACCCCTCAACGACGCTCCATTTGCTCTCCATG GTGCCTCAGACTCATCTTTCAACAACATGGATAGCCTTAGACGCTCCTCAGGCATTGGGCAAACAAAGAGCTATGCATCTTCTCCCTTAGGAGCTCTGCGACAGAAGATGCCTCCATCTGGAAATCGATCCTTACACACAAGTCGCCCCCTGTCAGCTCCTGTCGCAAACCGCCCATTGTCTcctcatcttcctctgaagaagccACAGTTGAGCGCTACGTTCTCCATCTCGCACCGTATATTTGGCGTTGCGCTGGGCGCTGCCATCATATCCATTCCTCTTGCTACCAAGTTCAGCCTCATGTTTGGTGTCTGA
- the LOC109747439 gene encoding cationic peroxidase SPC4, with the protein MASSRTAAMLVLMAAVLCPAALCKPSAAFISMPTDHVGGRIPPVSPAEGLAFNFHSDSCPQLQDVVRSAVQTALQSEIALAAGLLRIFFHDCFPQGCDASVLLTGDGSELQLPPNLTLQPRALQLIESIRAQVHAACGPVVSCADITALATRDAVAFSGGQGYDVPLGRLDSLAPAPSSAVFDLPQASSNATTLIDVFQTRNLDNVDLVALSGGHTIGKGHCSSFSNRFSEDSAFVRSLASNCSSDFNRLQDLDVTTPDVFDIKYFTNLQQGKGVFTSDQKLTADWRTEWVVNGFAGNHWWFFGQFAASMTKLGNLQGPQGNVGEIRRNSCFVRNGQSILTTTSDEGLAASA; encoded by the exons ATGGCGTCGAGCAGGACAGCAGCGATGCTGGTCCTCATGGCCGCGGTGCTGTGCCCTGCAGCCTTGTGTAAGCCGTCGGCGGCGTTCATCTCGATGCCCACCGACCACGTCGGTGGCCGTATTCCTCCTGTCTCCCCAGCCGAAGGGCTCGCCTTCAACTTCCATTCCGACTCCTGCCCGCAGCTGCAGGATGTGGTACGCTCCGCCGTGCAGACTGCGCTCCAGAGCGAGATCGCCctcgccgccggcctcctccgcaTCTTCTTCCACGACTGCTTCCCTCAG GGCTGTGATGCGTCGGTCCTTCTAACAGGAGACGGCAGCGAGCTGCAGCTGCCGCCGAACCTGACACTCCAGCCACGGGCGCTGCAGCTCATCGAGTCCATCCGTGCCCAGGTGCATGCCGCCTGCGGGCCCGTCGTCTCATGCGCAGACATCACCGCCCTTGCTACCCGTGATGCCGTGGCCTTCTCCGGGGGTCAGGGCTACGACGTGCCGCTCGGCAGGCTCGACAGCCTCGCGCCGGCCCCAAGCTCGGCCGTCTTCGATCTCCCTCAGGCCAGCTCCAACGCCACCACGCTCATCGACGTCTTCCAGACCCGCAACCTCGACAACGTCGACCTCGTCGCGCTCTCCGGCGGCCACACCATCGGGAAGGGCCACTGCAGCTCCTTCTCCAACCGCTTCTCCGAGGACTCCGCCTTCGTCCGAAGCCTCGCCTCCAACTGCTCCAGCGACTTTAACCGGTTGCAGGACCTCGATGTCACCACCCCGGACGTGTTCGACATCAAGTACTTCACCAACCTGCAACAGGGCAAGGGGGTCTTCACCTCCGACCAGAAGCTCACAGCCGACTGGCGCACCGAATGGGTGGTCAACGGCTTCGCCGGGAACCACTGGTGGTTCTTCGGCCAGTTTGCCGCCTCCATGACCAAGCTCGGGAATCTCCAGGGGCCACAAGGAAACGTCGGCGAGATCCGTCGCAACAGCTGCTTCGTGCGCAATGGACAGAGCATCCTCACGACCACCAGCGACGAGGGGCTCGCCGCCTCTGCTTGA
- the LOC109747437 gene encoding peroxidase 12, with protein MASRAAAALVVVALACAAVHSAAAGLSPDFHAVSCPDLEHIVKYHVAEAFRKDVGVAPALIRILFHDCFPQGCDASVLLTGNNSEQGMGPNLTLRPVALNLIESIRAAVHRACGRTVSCADLTVLATRDSLVLAGGPHFDVALGRRDALAPASQDLVFTLPAPSFTVPELLKSFGDRNLDKADLVSLSGAHTFGIAHCSSFSDRFTPDVDTNPAIDPNFAAKLKAKCAKDVPAGTVNQTLDVRTPDVFDNKYYFDLIAKQGLFKSDQGLIVHPDTTRMATRFSLNQGAFLEQFAKSMVKMSNMDLLTGSQGEIRFNCAVPNSRVEGIETASDEGHAAAM; from the exons ATGGCGTCCAGAGCAGCAGCGGCCCTCGTCGTCGTGGCCTTGGCCTGCGCCGCCGTCCATTCGGCAGCGGCGGGGCTCTCGCCGGACTTCCACGCGGTGTCCTGCCCAGACCTGGAACACATCGTCAAGTACCACGTTGCCGAGGCCTTCCGCAAAGACGTCGGCGTCGCCCCCGCCCTCATCCGCATCCTCTTCCACGACTGCTTCCCGCAG GGCTGCGACGCCTCGGTGCTCCTAACCGGGAATAACAGCGAGCAGGGGATGGGGCCCAACCTGACGCTCCGGCCGGTGGCGCTCAACCTCATCGAGAGCATCCGCGCCGCCGTGCACCGCGCCTGTGGCCGGACTGTCTCCTGCGCCGACCTCACCGTCCTTGCTACCCGCGACTCCCTCGTGCTG GCTGGCGGACCCCACTTCGACGTGGCTCTGGGCCGACGTGACGCGCTAGCCCCAGCGTCGCAGGACCTCGTCTTCACCCTACCGGCGCCATCCTTCACCGTGCCGGAACTCCTCAAGTCCTTCGGCGACCGGAACCTCGACAAGGCGGACCTGGTGTCCCTCTCTGGCGCGCACACCTTCGGCATCGCCCACTGCTCCTCCTTTTCCGACCGCTTCACGCCGGACGTCGATACCAACCCGGCAATCGACCCCAATTTCGCCGCCAAGTTAAAGGCCAAGTGTGCCAAGGACGTGCCTGCGGGCACCGTCAACCAGACCCTCGATGTGCGTACGCCGGACGTGTTCGACAACAAGTACTACTTTGATCTCATCGCCAAGCAGGGCCTATTCAAATCGGACCAGGGCCTCATCGTCCACCCCGACACCACGCGTATGGCGACGCGGTTCTCACTCAACCAGGGGGCGTTCTTGGAACAATTCGCCAAGTCCATGGTGAAGATGAGCAACATGGACTTGCTCACCGGCAGCCAGGGCGAGATCCGGTTCAACTGCGCCGTCCCCAACAGCCGTGTCGAGGGTATTGAGACCGCCAGCGACGAGGGCCATGCCGCCGCCATGTAA
- the LOC109747436 gene encoding peroxidase 12-like, producing MPPNLSQDIRRNVFLMEDIRAKSGGQPYTCHSIGRQLRARAAEVRRGAPTPTFIIDQLIAAFGSSSLDEKDLVVLSGAHTIGKARCATFSNRFPNSDSDDFVRKLQDNCTANAHRCQDLDVNTPDRFNNKYYINVKEGKGVLTSDMKVLLNETTRGGHVKIDMLTFDEDGLYMLRRKAKKTVMFSMNVSPKFAMFVAIKVPTLRSMTMSFMR from the exons ATGCCGCCGAACCTCTCTCAAGATATCAGGCGGAATGTGTTCCTCATGGAGGACATCCGCGCCAAG TCAGGTGGCCAACCCTACACGTGCCACTCAATAGGACGACAGCTTCGAGCCCGAGCCGCTGAGGTTCGTCGAGGAGCTCCCACCCCCACATTCATCATTGACCAGCTTATAGCTGCCTTCGGTAGCAGCAGCCTCGACGAGAAAGACCTCGTGGTGCTCTCTGGTGCGCACACCATTGGGAAAGCTCGTTGTGCCACCTTCAGCAACCGTTTCCCCAACTCCGACTCTGATGACTTTGTCCGAAAGCTACAAGATAACTGCACCGCCAATGCGCACCGGTGTCAGGACCTCGATGTGAACACCCCGGACAGGTTCAACAACAAGTACTACATCAATGTCAAAGAGGGGAAGGGGGTGCTCACCTCCGACATGAAGGTCCTCCTCAACGAGACCACCCGAGG AGGTCATGTGAAGATTGATATGCTTACCTTTGACGAGGATGGTCTTTATATGTTGCGGAGGAAAGCTAAGAAAACTGTCATGTTCAGTATGAACGTGTCCCCAAAGTTTGCAATGTTTGTGGCCATCAAGGTCCCAACTTTAAGGAGCATGACaatgtcattcatgcgctga